One region of Triticum aestivum cultivar Chinese Spring chromosome 6B, IWGSC CS RefSeq v2.1, whole genome shotgun sequence genomic DNA includes:
- the LOC123138588 gene encoding uncharacterized protein — translation MEGSFMPRPSHLRLASLLNHTILPVTARDSSPKCSVQMQLMKPAFVASKARSHLPAPLSPRLPCPVQYDTSIVHRSHLPSVLGLSALHLAPRQWPRPRSVCDATCTSPVASTRCARAAASTSPVAWTPARPGCRLHVAGRLDPGANRPAACTSLVSVDPGAPALLPAHHRSPTQLRCCFGITMSQHRYGNLTTLARERCHSQLNKSGLVHQGIARRTMPEKSSQIADFSRKRVSHRPDLQDEELWKKYKLAAKDGNDATTSTPILFTANWDADDSGTRNDEVDANNDGDMGMVQYY, via the exons ATGGAAGGCTCGTTCATGCCCAGGCCCAGCCATCTCCGTCTGGCGTCTCTGCTCAACCACACAATTCTCCCGGTCACCGCGCGCGACTCCTCCCCAAAATGCTCGGTACAGATGCAGTTGATGAAGCCTGCATTTGTTGCATCAAAAGCAA GATCTCATCTCCCTGCGCCTCTTTCTCCTCGCCTCCCCTGCCCTGTTCAATACGACACCTCCATAGTCCATAGATCGCATCTTCCTTCTGTTCTCGGCCTCTCCGCACTGCACCTCGCACCTCGCCAGTGGCCTCGACCCCGGAGCGTATGCGATGCTACCTGCACGTCGCCGGTAGCCTCGACCCGGTGCGCCCGCGCTGCCGCCAGCACATCACCGGTGGCCTGGACCCCGGCGCGCCCGGGCTGCCGCCTCCACGTTGCCGGTCGCCTCGACCCCGGCGCTAACCGCCCTGCCGCCTGCACATCGCTGGTTAGCGTCGACCCCGGTGCACCCGCGCTGCTGCCTGCACATCACCGGTCGCCAACGCAACTCCGCTGCTGCTTT GGTATCACAATGAGTCAGCACAGGTATGGAAACTTGACAACATTAGCTCGGGAAAGATGCCACTCACAGTTGAATAAGTCTGGACTGGTACACCAAGGTATTGCTAGGCGGACCATGCCAGAGAAATCAAGTCAAATAGCAGATTTCAGCAGGAAAAGGGTTTCTCACAGGCCTGATTTGCAAGATGAGGAACTATGGAAAAAGTACAAGTTAGCTGCAAAAG ATGGAAATGATGCGACAACTAGTACACCAATCTTGTTTACTGCAAATTGGGATGCGGATGACTCCGGAA CTAGGAATGATGAAGTTGATGCCAACAACGATGGTGACATGGGAATGGTCCAATATTACTGA